The Alkalihalobacillus sp. LMS6 genomic interval ATATGAAGGATTAGCATAAAGAAGAGTGGTGTCCAGGAAAGTGAGATAATTAGGGCTCCACCGAGTATAGGCAAACCCCATAGCGCTTCTAACCCGCCAGACACCCATTTTATTGTTCTGCTTGGCACTAAAAGAACTCCTTTCAGCTGAACGATTTTCTTTTAGCATGTCTTAAATAGAGAAACGTATGCACCTCTTCTATGAACGAAAAAAACTGCCCCTCACGAAAAAGGGCAGCTTAATTTTTGGCGTTATTTTGACGCGACGTGAGCGACTTTTTTTGCGGTATCTTTAAAAATTTTTCCGTCTTTCATGACGAAGGTGATGTTCTCGTGCTGTTCTAAAACGTGAATGTTTTCAAGGGGGTTGCTGTTTACTAAGATTAGGTCAGCCCATTTGCCGGGCTCGATTGTACCGACGCGATCACCCCAGCCCATGCATTCTGCAGCTGTTTTCGTTGAAGCGACAATGGCTTCCATTGGCGACATACCAATCTCGCACATGAGTCCGAGTTCTCGTAAATTAATACCGTGTGGGAAGACGCCTGCATCCGTTCCCATCGCAATTTTTACGCCTGCTTTATAGGCTTTTTCAATACTTTGTTTATGAATATCAATGACTTGTTTTGACTTTTCAATGGCATAAGGGGCCATTGTATTTGTCGTTTCAGCCGCTTCTAAAACAGCCAGTGGGGCAAGCAAAGTCGGTACCAGGTATGTGCCGTTTTGAAGCATTAATTCTAGCGCTTCATCATCAATAAAGATGCCGTGTTCAATGGAATGAATACCTGCGCGTACGGCATTTTTAATGCCCTCTGCACCTTGGGCGTGTGCCATCACTTTAATGCCTTTACGAAAGGTAGCTTCTTCTACCATGACTTCAAGCTCTTCCTGCGAGAACTGAGTAAATTCAGGGTGATCCGTCGGGCTTGAAACGCCACCAGTTGCATGAACTTTGACCACGTCCGCTCCGGCTCGTAGCATCTCGCGGACTGTTTTTCTTACTTCTTCACGTCCGTCACATTTGCCGTCCGGCATGCCTGGATAAACAGGAGCAGTCGTATCAATACCAGAGAGATTCCAACTATCCCCGTGTCCACCCGTAATCGTCAGAGGGTTAATACTGACTTGCATACGTGGACCAGGAACAAGACCGTCCTCTACTGCTTTTTTGATACCGGCGTCTGCAAAGCCGGCATCTCTCACAGATGTGATACCTGTTTGTAACGTGGTTTCAAGTCGTTTAGCTGCTTCAAAAAAACGATAAGAAAACGGTGTGAGCAGTGATTCTTGTACGTTTTTAATTTCTAATGCCATGTGTACATGGGTATCAATGAGTCCTGGAAGAAGGTATTGTCCCTCGCCATCAATGATCGTTGCTTCTGTTGGTAGATCAATTTCTTGTGCAGTACCTGCCGCAATAATCTGTTGTTGTTCGATTAGAACAACCGCGTTTTCAATCAGTTCTTTTCCTGTTCCATCAATCATGACGACGTTTGTAAGTGCGGTAATGGCCATTTCTATCCTCTCCTTTTATAGAGTTGAAATTAAAATACTTGCGATTGCTACGGAGCCAACGGTAACCGATGTGAAACCACCAATTAACATAGGGGCCATCAGCTCATCCATAATCCGTTTTTGTTCAGCTTCGTTTTTTCCTTCGCTTCGACTAATTTCTTCAACAATGAGGTAATCTCCTGGAAAACCGTACAAAGCGGTTAATACAACTGGAATTGATTTGTTTCGATCCCACTTAAAAATTTTTGCGCCGATCAGTGCGCCAATCATCAGTCCGACAATTCCAACCACCATAATGACGATGACTGGTAGAAGGGAGGCGACAATTTGATCCCAAGTCACGCCAATTAACGAATTCATTACGACAAATATGAGCGCAATCATTGTAATCCCTGAACTATTGGCTTTTTCCATCGATCGTTCTGGCAATAACCGTAAGGCTGCTGCTGTTACACCGATCACGAGTGCCCAAAGGCTTGCGTTGACGCCTGTGAGGTCATCAAGGAGTACCGCAAATGCACCCCCTGCAAATAACAAAAAGATAATGACGAAATGACTTTGCATCCATGAATGAGGAAGGACAAAGGGTTTTTTCGATTCTGACGCCTCTTCGTCAGTAGGTTGAATGGCTGCCGCTGTTTCATCAGTTCGGATTTTCTTGGCATAGCGGGCTAGAAAAAAAGAAGTAAGCGGCATGCCGAAGAAATTTTGAATCGTGAAGACGGCAATGGGGATAGCCATAATCGCTGTAAATCCGGCATCCCTTAATCCTTCTGAAGTTACGATGTAGGCGATAATGCCGCCTGTAATGGGTCCCGCACCGGCTACGGCTGTTTCATAATTAAATAAAAGAGTGATGATACTAAGTACACCAAGCACGGAAAAGGCTAGTCCAATAAGCGTAATGACCACAGCTTGGTATTGCTGAATCATTGTCTTTAATGGAATCATTGTACCTAAATGAACAATTAATACAGGTACAAGCACGCCACCGACTGCAACAAACGTAGAATCTTCAATGTAAGATTCGGGTATAAGTCCTGTTTGCAAGAAAAGGAATACAGTGGCCACAACAACAAGTAAAGTCGGAATGCGTGCACGTGATAGAATCGAAATAATTTCTCCAATTGCGATAATCGCGATAAATAATAAAGCTAAATAGATGGGCTGCAAACCAATTCCCCCCTTTGCCAAAGTCTGGCACTGTTCGTTGACAAAAGAGTCTGAACAAATGCTTGAATAAAACTATAAGGGAAATAGACTGAACATTCTATAGTTTTATTCGACAAAATTCACTGTCTTTTTTGTCCGCTGTCGCTAAATGAGATAATTTCTAAATAGTGAGCAATTTTAAGTGCGAGATGAAGTTCGAAACTATGACTAGATGTGAAAGCGCTTATATCGAAGTGTTCATAGATTTTTTTTAAGCGGTATTTTACCGTGTTCACGTGAACAAAGAGACTTCGTGCAGCTTCTTTCAATCGTTGTCCTTGTTCCATATAAACAAACAAGGTGTGTAGGAGATCCTTGTTCGCTTCGTCCATCACCAAATCACCAAGCTGTCCGTGTACATATTTCCTCAATACTTCTTCATCCATCGTCAGAAATAATTGGTAAGGACCTAGGGATGTATAGTGTATAACTTGATGGGGTTGTTGTTTACGTTTTAAAAAGTGAATGGCTTTTACCGCTTCCGTATAAGCATTCTTCAAGTCGGTTAGTTTTTTTCGAGCTTGTCCAATTCCAGCGTAGCCAATCAACCCCCATTTTTGTTTTACGTAGTCGAGCAGTTCTACTAAACAGGACTCAATAGCGGCGTATGAATGTTGGGACGAGACTGGGAATAAAAACGTTAAATCAACATGTCGTTCATAAACAATTGCTGGTTCTGGTAGTTTAGAAAGGGCAAAGTAAACTTTCCGCATGAACGATTGTTTTAATCGGCTGTTTTGTTGCAAAAGCATACTCCCGTGTTCCAGCTGAATTTTGGCAATGATGTAGTGGTGTTCATTTGTAGTGGGAACATGCATAAACAATTCTTGTACGGCACTCTCTGGCTGGATAGAATGGATCGCCATTTCTAGTAACCGCCCAGTATACAACAAATCGTCAACATCTTGTTTTTCGCGTTGATGTAGTTCCATCACAAATATAGGCAGTGCTTGTTCAATTGCTACTTGGTCCAACGAGTTTAACAGGGAATCTGCATGACTGATGACGATTAGAAACCCTAAAGGATCGGTCTCGATTTGGATAGGAAATGTATAGAGTTCAACGCCTTCTTGTCGGAATAACGTAGTTTGAACGCCTGTTGTTTGATTTTTTATAAAGGAGTGCGTAATCTCGGTAAAGTGTTCCTTTGTAATAGGAGACTGAAGTTGTTGAGGAAAGCGAGAAAGTTCTTCAGCAAATTCATTCAACACGACGACATCTTTGGAAAGCAACCGAGCTAATGCTGCTGTAATGTCGTCGATCCCACCGTTGGAAAGGGAAACTTTTGAAAGCGC includes:
- a CDS encoding helix-turn-helix domain-containing protein, whose translation is MKTEQQLNSLMTSIRVLSSTRELPDVLRQLLQEALHVIDGSTAGVLFLYDEQQNALYAESAIGFKMASLGKVRLKPGEGMSGKTFQQKQGSIYMHMHDTKKGMGNLSAQNAQYYEQSLPELTYPVSALSVPLFRIDGSCIGVLTVDIFKRDHLFDAYDLELLETFARQASIAIENARLYSQNKRTQDIHHALSKVSLSNGGIDDITAALARLLSKDVVVLNEFAEELSRFPQQLQSPITKEHFTEITHSFIKNQTTGVQTTLFRQEGVELYTFPIQIETDPLGFLIVISHADSLLNSLDQVAIEQALPIFVMELHQREKQDVDDLLYTGRLLEMAIHSIQPESAVQELFMHVPTTNEHHYIIAKIQLEHGSMLLQQNSRLKQSFMRKVYFALSKLPEPAIVYERHVDLTFLFPVSSQHSYAAIESCLVELLDYVKQKWGLIGYAGIGQARKKLTDLKNAYTEAVKAIHFLKRKQQPHQVIHYTSLGPYQLFLTMDEEVLRKYVHGQLGDLVMDEANKDLLHTLFVYMEQGQRLKEAARSLFVHVNTVKYRLKKIYEHFDISAFTSSHSFELHLALKIAHYLEIISFSDSGQKRQ
- a CDS encoding amidohydrolase family protein, with amino-acid sequence MAITALTNVVMIDGTGKELIENAVVLIEQQQIIAAGTAQEIDLPTEATIIDGEGQYLLPGLIDTHVHMALEIKNVQESLLTPFSYRFFEAAKRLETTLQTGITSVRDAGFADAGIKKAVEDGLVPGPRMQVSINPLTITGGHGDSWNLSGIDTTAPVYPGMPDGKCDGREEVRKTVREMLRAGADVVKVHATGGVSSPTDHPEFTQFSQEELEVMVEEATFRKGIKVMAHAQGAEGIKNAVRAGIHSIEHGIFIDDEALELMLQNGTYLVPTLLAPLAVLEAAETTNTMAPYAIEKSKQVIDIHKQSIEKAYKAGVKIAMGTDAGVFPHGINLRELGLMCEIGMSPMEAIVASTKTAAECMGWGDRVGTIEPGKWADLILVNSNPLENIHVLEQHENITFVMKDGKIFKDTAKKVAHVASK